Sequence from the Ereboglobus luteus genome:
AGAGAGTGCGTTGGTAAAGTTTACGGTTTACGGGTTACAATTCGCTGTTGGGCGCGGACGCGCTCATTCGGGGTGTGATGGCACCGCGGCCGCGTCGCGCTCAGGCTTCGCCGGCGTTTTCAATGAGGGCTTGCGCCCGCGCGATGTCGTTTTCGATGAGCTGGTTGATGTCGGTTTTGATCATCTCGCTTGCATCGAAGATCGCATTTTTGAGGGCCTGGCGGTTTGCCGAGCCGTGAGCTTTGACCACAACCCCCTTGACGCCGAGGAGCGGCGCGCCGCCGTAGCGTTCGGGCTTCACGCGTTCGCGGAGTTCTCCGAATGCGCCTTTGGCGAGGAGCGCCCCGAGTTTGCGAACGGGGTTGGCCATGAGATTGCGTTTGAGTTCGGTTGTGAAAAATTTGGCGAGTGATTCCCAGCTTTTGAGGCAGATGTTGCCGACAAAGCCGTCGCAAACGACGACGTCGATGGCTTGTCCGTGTTCGCCGCCGTTCGTGAAGATTTGGAAGCCTTCGACGGGGCCGGCGTAGTTGATGAGGTCGCCGAGGCGTTTGAGCGCCTCGTGGGTTTGTGTGATGAGAGCGTTGCCCTTGCCTTCCTCGGTGCCGATGGTGAGCAGTCCGACGCGCGGTTTTTCGATGCCGAATTCGAGGCGCGAAAAGTGCGAGCCCATGATGGCGTTATGCACGAGGTGCTCGGGTTTTGCCTCGGGGTTGGCCCCGGCGTCGATGAGGACAAAGTGGCCGCCGTCGCGCGGGATGATGGCGGAGAGCGCGGCGCGATCCGCGCCCTTGAGCGTGCGGAGCTTGATGATGCTCGCGCCGACGAGGCAGCCGGTGTTGGCGCAACTGACGACGGCGCGGGCGGCCCCGAGCTTGACGAGTTCGATGGCGCGAATGGTCGAGGCGTCTTTTTTCTTTTTCAGGACGACGAGGGGCTTGTCGTCCATGGTGATGACTTCCGACGCGTGGAAATAGGAGAGCTTG
This genomic interval carries:
- the plsX gene encoding phosphate acyltransferase PlsX gives rise to the protein MEAAIPTAAQTVPPIERVNRIAVDAMGGDLGPAEVVAAAKLALSEFPDLSPVTLVGDEAIVRKHAAEAGIENHPKLSYFHASEVITMDDKPLVVLKKKKDASTIRAIELVKLGAARAVVSCANTGCLVGASIIKLRTLKGADRAALSAIIPRDGGHFVLIDAGANPEAKPEHLVHNAIMGSHFSRLEFGIEKPRVGLLTIGTEEGKGNALITQTHEALKRLGDLINYAGPVEGFQIFTNGGEHGQAIDVVVCDGFVGNICLKSWESLAKFFTTELKRNLMANPVRKLGALLAKGAFGELRERVKPERYGGAPLLGVKGVVVKAHGSANRQALKNAIFDASEMIKTDINQLIENDIARAQALIENAGEA